A DNA window from Candidatus Bathyarchaeota archaeon contains the following coding sequences:
- a CDS encoding TrpB-like pyridoxal phosphate-dependent enzyme — protein METNQISLPVDELPKKWYNIAPDLPEPLPPPKEPESGPSRMEFLGRTMVHECLGQEASTDRWIPIPEEIRELYIQAGRPRPLNRARRLERHLGLKKVKLYYKREDLSPTGSHKVNTALAQAYFAAKEGKTALVTETGAGQWGSALSYAARLMGLDCMVFWVRAVYNWKTDRMTFMKLFGATVHASPSKETKIGRELLAKDSNHPGSLGIAVSEGLEYASSHEDSVYCLGSVLNHVLIQQSVIGLETIEQFKLVDDEPDLIVGCLGGGSNFGGIALPFAGEVLQGKRECEFLAAQSNAAPNLVKGEYRYDFGDVAEHTPLLKMFTLGHRTEMVPIRADGLRYHAAAPLVSALRNRNMVKAVAYPTDERVTFEAARIFLQSEGWLIAPESAYAVRASIDEALKAEKAGEEKIICMNISGHGFLDIEAYRDKLSIS, from the coding sequence ATGGAAACAAATCAGATTTCTCTTCCTGTCGACGAATTACCTAAAAAATGGTATAATATTGCGCCCGATTTGCCGGAGCCTTTGCCTCCTCCTAAAGAACCTGAAAGTGGGCCTTCTCGGATGGAATTTTTAGGGAGGACGATGGTTCATGAATGTTTAGGACAAGAGGCTTCTACTGACCGTTGGATTCCCATCCCTGAGGAAATTAGGGAGCTCTACATTCAAGCTGGCAGACCTAGACCTTTGAATAGAGCAAGAAGACTTGAAAGACATCTTGGACTGAAAAAGGTAAAGTTGTATTACAAGCGTGAAGACTTGTCACCAACTGGGTCTCACAAGGTGAATACTGCATTAGCTCAAGCGTATTTTGCGGCGAAGGAAGGCAAGACAGCGCTGGTGACAGAGACTGGCGCGGGGCAGTGGGGTAGCGCGTTGTCCTACGCAGCAAGGTTAATGGGGTTAGATTGCATGGTTTTTTGGGTCAGAGCTGTCTATAATTGGAAGACTGATCGTATGACGTTCATGAAACTTTTTGGCGCGACAGTTCATGCTTCGCCAAGTAAAGAGACGAAAATAGGCAGAGAGTTATTGGCTAAGGATTCGAATCATCCGGGTTCGTTAGGAATCGCAGTTTCTGAAGGGCTAGAATATGCCAGTTCGCATGAAGATTCAGTTTATTGTTTAGGTTCAGTGCTAAATCATGTTCTCATACAGCAGTCAGTAATTGGCTTGGAAACCATCGAGCAGTTCAAACTAGTAGATGATGAACCAGATTTAATTGTGGGTTGTCTAGGTGGAGGCTCGAATTTCGGAGGGATTGCATTGCCTTTTGCAGGTGAAGTTTTGCAAGGTAAGCGTGAGTGCGAGTTTTTGGCAGCCCAGTCTAATGCTGCCCCCAATCTTGTGAAAGGTGAGTATAGGTATGATTTCGGGGATGTCGCTGAGCATACTCCATTGCTAAAAATGTTCACATTAGGTCACCGTACTGAGATGGTGCCGATCAGAGCGGACGGGTTACGATATCATGCTGCTGCACCATTAGTAAGCGCGTTGCGAAACCGTAACATGGTGAAAGCGGTGGCATATCCAACGGATGAGAGAGTGACTTTTGAAGCGGCGAGGATATTTTTACAGAGTGAGGGATGGTTGATTGCGCCAGAATCGGCGTATGCAGTAAGAGCCAGCATAGATGAGGCTTTGAAGGCTGAAAAAGCAGGTGAAGAAAAAATTATTTGCATGAATATTAGTGGACATGGGTTTTTGGATATAGAAGCGTATAGGGACAAGCTGAGTATTAGCTGA
- the pcn gene encoding proliferating cell nuclear antigen (pcna), which yields MFKVKMTNAKLLRDMFQAIAILVDEATFNLNPEDIQLRAMDPSRVAMIDFQWPKTIFDEYECDQPQKMCINITELLKLLRRTGKDETVELSLNPETARLQIAITGRYTRTFNMPTLEPQEEEVPTPKITFKVEAKITTDGLRQAIEDAQLVSDHVRIEADTEKLTLQATGDLMGATIELKKGSDALLDLQTQEPAKATFSLSYLAEIIKAASATSEIATLQFANDMPIRIDFQQPKEGKLTFYLAPRIEVE from the coding sequence TTGTTTAAGGTTAAAATGACCAATGCAAAGCTCCTACGAGACATGTTCCAAGCCATAGCTATCCTCGTAGACGAGGCCACTTTCAACCTAAACCCCGAAGACATCCAACTCCGCGCTATGGACCCCAGCCGCGTTGCCATGATAGACTTCCAATGGCCCAAAACCATCTTCGACGAATACGAATGCGACCAACCCCAAAAAATGTGCATAAACATAACCGAACTCCTCAAGCTACTCCGAAGAACAGGCAAAGACGAGACCGTAGAACTATCCCTAAACCCTGAAACTGCTCGTCTCCAAATCGCAATTACAGGCAGATACACGCGCACCTTCAACATGCCCACATTAGAACCTCAAGAAGAAGAAGTTCCAACCCCAAAAATAACCTTCAAAGTCGAAGCCAAAATAACCACAGATGGACTACGCCAAGCAATCGAAGACGCCCAACTAGTAAGTGACCACGTACGCATTGAAGCCGACACTGAAAAATTAACCCTCCAAGCCACGGGAGACCTCATGGGCGCCACTATAGAACTCAAGAAAGGAAGCGATGCACTCCTAGACCTCCAAACCCAAGAACCAGCCAAAGCCACCTTCAGCCTCAGCTACCTCGCCGAAATCATCAAAGCAGCCTCAGCCACCAGCGAAATTGCAACCCTCCAATTCGCAAACGACATGCCCATACGCATCGACTTCCAACAACCAAAAGAGGGAAAACTCACCTTCTACCTAGCCCCACGCATAGAAGTAGAATAA
- a CDS encoding DNA primase large subunit PriL has protein sequence MPFTTYDLAKYPFLPQAANYIKQLDLTIQELAETTMQEILKHAEKRITQSFQTFPQTAYHPKNPNIEIPSFPVAIMIVTAIKDKYLKKRYALYEAKKTYEHLKEEKQKKPLEIAKFFNWNISQTNAEPYPFTLHFTNYLQNTTTLQQSEWKLINRQLSKGKVHLTTREVCRLLQEEIRRHVEAKLDTKVSSLPPEIRAIAEKLKNTFTARKGAIKLEEYPKTVDVEAFPPCIKALYNSISSGHHLSHIGRFTLTTFLVNIGMTTENVLDLFRTLSDFNERLTRYQVEHIAGQRGSRTKYKPPRCSTLQTHGVCTNPNENCKRIRHPLAYYKKKLSVHA, from the coding sequence ATGCCCTTCACAACATACGACCTAGCTAAATACCCCTTTCTCCCCCAAGCCGCAAACTACATCAAACAACTAGATCTAACCATACAAGAACTAGCAGAAACCACCATGCAAGAAATCCTCAAACACGCTGAAAAACGCATAACCCAATCCTTCCAAACCTTCCCCCAAACAGCATACCACCCAAAAAACCCCAACATAGAAATCCCCTCATTCCCCGTAGCAATCATGATCGTCACAGCCATCAAAGACAAATACCTCAAAAAAAGATACGCCCTCTACGAAGCAAAAAAAACCTACGAACACTTAAAAGAAGAAAAACAAAAGAAACCCCTAGAAATCGCAAAATTCTTCAACTGGAACATCTCCCAAACCAACGCTGAACCATACCCCTTCACACTCCACTTCACAAACTACCTACAAAACACCACAACCCTCCAACAATCAGAATGGAAACTCATAAACAGACAACTCAGCAAAGGCAAAGTCCACCTCACCACACGCGAAGTCTGCCGCCTCCTCCAAGAAGAAATACGACGACATGTAGAGGCAAAACTTGACACAAAAGTTAGTTCACTGCCCCCAGAAATTAGAGCAATAGCAGAAAAACTCAAAAATACCTTCACAGCCCGCAAAGGAGCAATCAAGCTAGAAGAATACCCAAAAACAGTAGACGTCGAAGCCTTCCCTCCATGTATAAAAGCGCTCTACAACTCCATATCCAGCGGTCATCACCTCTCCCACATCGGCCGCTTCACCCTAACCACATTCCTAGTAAACATAGGCATGACCACCGAAAACGTCCTCGACCTCTTCCGAACACTCTCCGACTTCAACGAACGCCTCACAAGATACCAAGTAGAACACATAGCAGGCCAAAGAGGATCAAGAACAAAATACAAACCCCCAAGGTGCTCAACGCTCCAAACCCACGGCGTATGCACCAACCCAAACGAAAACTGCAAAAGAATCAGACACCCACTAGCATACTACAAGAAAAAATTGAGTGTGCACGCGTAA
- a CDS encoding glycosyltransferase produces MGQKPLVSVIIPTYNKKQELIRLVESLKQSDYPPENIEFIIVDDASTDGTYDAIKTRFPDLKVVRNNSRRMTSGARNIGIKFSRGDYLLFVDHDNVVDRAMISELVNLMERNRNVGLAGPVMYYYSDPKRIWCAGGKLGKPFYISKYILQDSLSQTLGEGTEVQARECEYIPNAFIVRRQVIEEIGFFDERNFPILWEDADFSLRVKHKGYKIVIVTAAKIWHDVPTEKDFHINEERAYFRGRNRSLFYLKYAPLRTLLLPLDFVGFCYVLAAYDKDVGKRKKLLQYFKGIIHGISFKIASRSKHTCKSNILLSTIKNSSKRAILSLTLFSVIYTMLSYRGNNLTIGGDYFIPFHATKYLERFLHSSNLWGGSNTTLPPIFFLPTLPNTLLFSLFSILGVDIYFANKIYVFVLVVSSAIAIYYLSTTVFHKDKHKHLIGLASALAYLYNPWIIADGISTMVFIELSLVQTGFVFFLSFTMRYFQTREIRYSLYSGLASFLMLSVIGSGAYRMTLLASAGFVIIALYYSVLRRKTGIKDIVVGVSILALISFVLNSYLIIPFIQNRTIYISLVESHPASSFFNNFSVLINTLRLLNYWAFYSGYVVYANIYFNNPIVLVSTFAWPIFAFAPLLWKEVRKSSKCFVIYLTTLVAITFACGSNPPLGPLYNTIIHSNIGGIYFLKPFYITREVTAQVLTILYALLIGLFSILIYRKLTETNGKLFHVEKRKKIIATMGVALIFVPLLVSAWPALTGDVMRNWYDPTQYGVRIPQRYWNANSYLEGTCDLNHKALLLPPTEVYIGLSWGFYGAAQFYSLMFNVPLITGNELPYNVGQNRTLLNQVYSVPYIITEDEPISTKIKNITAYHGDQVRLFENYTLQIAFNKTIQPNTWHDIELQLANNETWSPYTHIFIEIDGNFKTENLQIKMTNTQNSLEYLASSYAYQTINQTLVPLQPETQNNQTTIVLLPSLNSNHTQFNSIWIRYLIDDATTPSTITIHKLSKAKITLDTYYYATILANNSIKYIIIDQSIKEGAKTNPTFWLNAINSSTQFTLLWHNETLYIFENVLAK; encoded by the coding sequence ATGGGTCAGAAACCACTGGTCTCCGTTATTATTCCTACATATAACAAAAAGCAAGAGCTCATCAGATTGGTTGAATCTCTTAAGCAAAGTGATTACCCACCTGAAAATATAGAATTTATTATTGTTGATGATGCTTCCACTGATGGAACTTATGATGCAATAAAAACAAGATTTCCCGACCTGAAAGTAGTTAGAAATAACAGTCGAAGAATGACTTCTGGGGCGAGAAATATTGGAATTAAATTTTCAAGAGGCGACTATCTCCTTTTTGTGGATCACGACAATGTTGTGGATAGGGCTATGATAAGTGAGCTTGTAAACTTGATGGAAAGGAATAGAAATGTAGGGCTTGCTGGCCCAGTTATGTATTATTATAGTGACCCTAAAAGAATATGGTGCGCTGGCGGCAAACTAGGAAAGCCATTTTATATTTCAAAGTACATTCTTCAAGATAGCTTATCTCAAACTCTTGGAGAAGGAACTGAAGTTCAGGCTAGAGAGTGCGAATATATCCCTAACGCATTTATAGTTAGAAGACAAGTCATTGAAGAAATAGGCTTTTTCGACGAAAGGAATTTTCCAATTCTGTGGGAGGATGCGGATTTTTCACTACGAGTAAAGCATAAAGGATACAAGATAGTTATAGTTACAGCAGCAAAAATTTGGCATGATGTGCCAACGGAGAAAGATTTTCATATAAACGAAGAAAGAGCTTATTTTAGAGGAAGAAATCGGTCCTTATTTTATCTGAAGTACGCGCCGCTCAGAACGTTGTTGTTACCGCTTGACTTTGTGGGATTTTGTTATGTTCTTGCTGCGTACGATAAAGACGTAGGAAAACGGAAAAAGCTTTTGCAATATTTTAAGGGGATTATACACGGGATATCTTTCAAAATTGCTTCAAGAAGCAAGCACACTTGTAAAAGTAACATTTTGCTTTCAACAATAAAGAATTCTTCGAAAAGAGCTATATTATCACTCACCCTGTTCAGTGTAATTTACACAATGCTTAGTTACCGAGGCAACAATCTTACTATTGGCGGGGACTATTTTATTCCTTTTCACGCAACAAAATACTTGGAGAGATTTTTACATTCCTCCAATTTATGGGGGGGTTCAAATACGACTTTACCTCCAATTTTTTTTCTCCCAACTTTGCCCAACACTCTGCTCTTTTCGTTGTTCTCTATTCTAGGCGTCGACATTTATTTTGCAAACAAAATTTATGTATTTGTTTTGGTCGTGTCAAGCGCCATTGCAATATATTATTTATCAACAACAGTTTTTCATAAAGACAAGCACAAACACTTAATCGGATTAGCTTCAGCCCTAGCATACTTGTATAATCCATGGATCATTGCCGACGGCATCAGCACCATGGTTTTTATTGAGCTTTCGCTAGTACAAACCGGATTTGTTTTCTTCCTTTCATTCACCATGAGATATTTTCAGACTAGAGAAATTCGATACTCACTCTATTCTGGACTTGCTTCATTCTTAATGTTAAGTGTAATAGGTAGTGGCGCATATCGCATGACTTTATTAGCTTCTGCTGGTTTTGTCATAATTGCACTTTATTACTCAGTTCTTAGGCGTAAAACTGGAATCAAAGACATAGTTGTTGGAGTGTCAATTTTGGCACTCATAAGTTTTGTTCTTAACAGCTATTTGATAATCCCATTCATACAGAATAGGACGATATATATTTCCCTTGTTGAAAGCCATCCAGCAAGTTCTTTTTTCAATAATTTTTCCGTGCTTATTAACACTCTTCGATTGTTGAATTATTGGGCTTTTTACAGTGGATACGTGGTTTACGCTAACATATATTTTAACAATCCAATCGTGCTCGTTTCTACTTTTGCGTGGCCAATTTTTGCCTTTGCGCCTTTGCTGTGGAAAGAAGTGAGGAAAAGTTCAAAATGCTTCGTAATATACCTAACAACTCTTGTAGCTATAACGTTTGCTTGCGGCTCGAACCCTCCATTAGGACCATTATATAATACAATAATACACTCAAACATAGGCGGTATTTACTTCCTGAAACCATTCTACATAACGAGAGAAGTAACTGCACAGGTCCTAACAATCTTATACGCTCTCTTAATTGGATTATTTTCAATTTTAATCTACCGCAAGCTAACAGAAACTAACGGGAAACTGTTCCACGTTGAGAAAAGGAAGAAGATAATCGCGACTATGGGAGTAGCCCTTATTTTTGTTCCGTTACTGGTATCCGCATGGCCAGCTCTCACTGGAGATGTTATGAGAAATTGGTATGATCCGACCCAGTATGGGGTGCGAATTCCGCAGCGCTATTGGAACGCAAATAGCTATTTGGAAGGAACTTGTGATCTCAACCACAAGGCCCTTCTTCTTCCTCCAACAGAAGTCTACATTGGTCTTTCCTGGGGATTCTATGGAGCAGCCCAATTCTACAGTTTAATGTTCAATGTCCCGCTCATAACTGGAAACGAACTTCCATACAATGTAGGACAAAACCGAACCTTGCTAAACCAAGTCTACTCAGTGCCCTACATAATTACGGAAGACGAACCCATCTCAACCAAAATAAAAAACATCACGGCATACCACGGTGATCAGGTCCGTCTCTTTGAAAACTACACTCTGCAAATAGCATTCAACAAAACCATCCAACCCAACACATGGCACGACATAGAACTCCAACTAGCAAACAACGAAACATGGTCCCCATACACTCACATATTCATCGAAATCGATGGAAACTTCAAAACAGAAAACCTCCAAATTAAAATGACAAATACACAGAACAGCCTAGAATATCTCGCAAGCAGCTACGCCTACCAAACTATCAACCAAACACTAGTCCCCCTTCAGCCAGAAACTCAAAACAACCAGACAACAATAGTGCTTCTACCTTCACTGAACTCAAACCACACACAATTTAACTCGATCTGGATAAGATATCTAATAGACGACGCCACAACACCGTCAACGATCACAATCCACAAACTAAGCAAAGCAAAAATAACCCTAGACACATACTACTACGCCACAATCTTAGCCAACAACAGCATCAAATACATAATCATCGACCAATCCATAAAAGAAGGCGCGAAAACCAACCCAACTTTCTGGCTAAACGCCATAAACAGCTCGACCCAATTCACGCTTTTATGGCACAACGAAACTCTTTACATTTTTGAGAATGTCTTAGCAAAATAA
- a CDS encoding class I SAM-dependent methyltransferase has product MGSKERQETKLVLNLGCGEQTYGDVRLDLYRGKANILADAEKPLPFRSDSFDEVYSSHFFEHLRNPSIALSEMVRVLKRGGKFVLITDNAAYIPFHLHPRFGSGFHAWNGYQGISPLDRHFALYTPEHLKNHLLNQRVRIVTIKHAYSCDVAEGSGGPFQKITRLLALSKLFPFLSSFIHPNILVVAVKPFR; this is encoded by the coding sequence ATGGGATCCAAAGAACGTCAAGAAACAAAGCTTGTTCTTAACCTAGGTTGTGGAGAGCAAACATATGGCGATGTAAGATTAGATCTCTATCGTGGAAAAGCAAACATACTTGCGGACGCTGAAAAACCTCTTCCCTTTAGAAGCGATTCATTTGACGAAGTGTATTCGAGCCATTTCTTTGAGCACCTTAGAAATCCCTCCATTGCTTTAAGCGAAATGGTGAGAGTGTTAAAGCGTGGAGGTAAGTTTGTTTTAATCACCGATAATGCGGCTTACATACCTTTTCATCTTCATCCTAGGTTTGGTTCGGGTTTTCATGCGTGGAACGGTTATCAGGGCATCTCGCCTCTAGACAGACATTTTGCTCTCTATACTCCGGAACACTTAAAGAATCATTTATTGAATCAAAGGGTGCGAATTGTTACGATTAAACATGCTTACTCTTGTGATGTGGCAGAGGGTTCTGGCGGACCTTTTCAGAAAATCACTAGGCTGTTAGCTCTGTCCAAGTTGTTTCCGTTTTTAAGCTCATTTATTCATCCGAATATATTAGTTGTGGCTGTCAAACCTTTTAGGTGA
- a CDS encoding glycosyltransferase family 4 protein gives MKILIFNWRCWLNPSMGGAEVFTYENAKRWVNAGHEVTLFTSQFEGCRKKEMSDGIKIVRAGGKYSVYWWAKKFYKKRFAKENYDIIIDEINTKPFLTPKFVDDEEKIVALIHQLAREYWLYETPFPISYIGYHFLEERWLKNYVKIPTVTVSESSKLDLEKLGFKQVFVVSEGLNVEPLKEICEKERHPVVVYVGRLKRAKRPDHAVRAFRLVKERFPSAELWVIGDGYFRKVLKRMSFDGIRFFPEVGNVERRRLLKKTWVLVNPSVREGFGLNVVEANAFGVPCVAYDVNGLRDSVKDGKTGLLAESGNVRALADELIRVLEDEDLRLRLSRNALEYARGFSWDKSAEEFLRILINIVKKSSF, from the coding sequence TTGAAAATTCTAATTTTTAATTGGCGTTGCTGGCTCAATCCAAGTATGGGTGGGGCTGAAGTTTTCACTTATGAGAATGCGAAGAGATGGGTTAATGCTGGGCATGAAGTTACATTATTTACATCTCAGTTTGAGGGCTGTAGAAAGAAAGAAATGTCGGATGGAATCAAGATTGTCAGAGCGGGGGGGAAGTACTCAGTTTATTGGTGGGCTAAAAAATTTTATAAAAAGCGTTTCGCTAAAGAAAACTACGATATTATAATTGATGAAATCAACACGAAGCCCTTTTTAACACCAAAGTTTGTGGATGATGAAGAGAAAATTGTGGCTTTGATTCATCAGTTAGCAAGGGAGTATTGGCTCTACGAGACACCATTTCCAATAAGCTACATTGGGTATCATTTTTTGGAGGAAAGGTGGTTAAAGAATTATGTTAAAATTCCCACGGTCACTGTTTCTGAGAGTTCGAAACTTGATCTGGAGAAGTTGGGATTTAAGCAGGTTTTTGTTGTTTCTGAGGGATTGAATGTTGAGCCTTTGAAGGAGATTTGCGAGAAAGAAAGGCATCCAGTGGTTGTCTATGTGGGTAGGTTGAAGAGGGCGAAGAGGCCTGATCATGCTGTTAGAGCTTTTAGGCTTGTGAAAGAGCGATTTCCGAGTGCTGAGCTTTGGGTTATTGGGGATGGCTATTTTAGGAAAGTCTTAAAGAGGATGAGTTTTGATGGTATTCGATTTTTTCCCGAAGTTGGGAATGTAGAGCGGCGGCGGCTTTTAAAGAAGACTTGGGTTCTGGTTAATCCTAGTGTTCGTGAGGGTTTTGGTTTGAATGTTGTTGAGGCAAATGCGTTCGGTGTTCCTTGTGTGGCATATGATGTGAATGGTTTGAGGGATTCGGTCAAAGACGGCAAGACTGGATTGTTGGCTGAAAGCGGGAATGTACGGGCTTTGGCTGATGAGTTGATTAGAGTTTTGGAAGATGAAGATTTAAGGTTGAGGCTAAGCAGGAATGCTTTGGAGTATGCTAGGGGGTTTAGCTGGGACAAAAGCGCGGAAGAATTCCTGAGAATTCTCATAAATATTGTTAAAAAGTCAAGCTTCTAG
- a CDS encoding glycosyltransferase family 2 protein: MIRKPELTVVMPAYNEGQQIEDSLEKVDSVLQKNGSKYEVIVVDDGSLDGTSKKATNYANRNGHVKIVSYERNSGKGHAVKTGFANARSDIIVFIDGDLDVEPEQITPFVKALKHADIVISSKWHPESRVEMSAMRRFLSHGFNLLVRLLTGVKFKDTQTGLKAVKRRQLEKIFPRLMVKRFAFDVELLVLANIHGLKIAELPVKARIKKMVNFLEVWRMLIDLLGIAYRLRVVRWYQRAM, from the coding sequence ATGATTAGAAAGCCTGAGCTCACGGTAGTTATGCCCGCTTACAACGAGGGGCAACAAATAGAGGACAGTCTAGAAAAAGTTGATTCTGTTCTTCAAAAAAACGGCTCTAAATATGAAGTTATTGTAGTGGACGATGGGAGTCTAGATGGCACATCAAAAAAGGCTACAAATTACGCCAATAGAAACGGCCACGTCAAAATAGTCAGCTATGAGAGGAACTCTGGAAAGGGTCACGCAGTCAAAACAGGCTTTGCAAATGCCCGAAGCGACATCATCGTTTTTATAGATGGCGACCTCGATGTTGAACCGGAACAGATCACCCCTTTTGTAAAGGCTTTAAAGCATGCAGACATAGTCATAAGCTCAAAATGGCACCCTGAATCTAGGGTAGAAATGTCTGCGATGCGAAGATTTCTTAGCCACGGTTTCAATCTGCTTGTTCGACTACTTACAGGAGTGAAATTTAAAGATACACAGACGGGATTAAAAGCAGTCAAAAGAAGACAATTGGAGAAAATCTTTCCTAGACTCATGGTAAAGCGGTTTGCCTTCGACGTTGAACTATTGGTTTTGGCAAACATTCACGGTTTAAAGATTGCGGAGTTACCAGTTAAAGCACGTATTAAGAAAATGGTTAACTTTCTGGAAGTATGGCGGATGCTGATTGATCTACTTGGAATCGCGTATAGGTTAAGAGTTGTCAGATGGTATCAACGTGCCATGTAG
- a CDS encoding polyprenol monophosphomannose synthase — protein sequence MLSATEEERSLYPPSARHESLANKQSLGIILPTFCEAENIENLIREIKDTNQDVLILVIDDSSPDGTADRVKKLQKEYSNILLLERPEKLGLGTAITDGFKAILSLENPPEHVITMDADYSHNPQAIPQLLATAEKGYDLVIGSRYLKDGKIVGWHILRRIISRAANLVASTMVGLRIHDCTSGFRCYSKEYIKSVIGCLHSQTYEIQIETVKQAWIGGFALTEVPIIFENRKKGKSKLTRAEFQGFLFYIVKAKLAVLNRAPKT from the coding sequence ATGCTCTCTGCAACAGAAGAGGAAAGAAGTTTGTATCCCCCCAGCGCAAGACATGAAAGCCTAGCAAATAAGCAATCTCTTGGCATCATACTTCCAACTTTCTGTGAAGCTGAGAACATAGAAAATTTAATCAGGGAAATCAAGGATACAAACCAAGATGTATTAATCCTCGTAATAGATGATTCGAGTCCAGATGGGACAGCTGACAGAGTCAAGAAGCTGCAGAAAGAATATAGCAACATTTTGCTCTTGGAAAGACCTGAAAAACTTGGGCTTGGAACAGCTATCACAGATGGATTTAAAGCAATTTTATCTTTGGAGAACCCTCCAGAACACGTTATTACCATGGATGCGGACTACTCTCACAACCCACAAGCCATACCGCAACTACTTGCGACAGCAGAAAAAGGCTACGATTTAGTTATTGGAAGCCGGTATTTAAAAGACGGCAAAATTGTCGGCTGGCATATCCTACGGCGGATAATTAGCCGTGCTGCTAATCTTGTGGCGTCCACAATGGTGGGGTTGAGGATACATGATTGCACAAGCGGCTTTAGATGTTATTCAAAAGAATATATAAAGAGTGTAATCGGGTGTCTCCACAGCCAGACATATGAGATACAGATAGAAACAGTGAAGCAGGCGTGGATAGGAGGATTTGCTCTAACAGAAGTACCTATAATATTTGAAAATCGGAAAAAGGGAAAGTCGAAACTTACAAGGGCAGAATTTCAAGGATTTCTTTTCTATATTGTCAAAGCTAAACTTGCCGTTCTAAACAGAGCTCCAAAAACTTAA
- a CDS encoding glycosyltransferase, giving the protein MAIKWNSKCEKLNLHIICDPMLDVYGPIAPALLVAKVMVEKKHDVSIVSTKISDDVQIFLKAQSLRYIDLNAHTISRGGPPFSWLETWAREAFFDLNSRRFPPQDGVVINFSHTIAVPSTIWYAQGPTTDALKDMQYEFPLRYRFPYEILKSILTFADNRLIRLIASKSKFIIANSKFCASMYEERNLEVHKVIYPPLDCIAFKPTSTRSGDYILTYFGKETDFCVLKEIGDAGVRIRAFGSKILLKPKKIFGHRNIEFLGEVSDKELVNLYSNALFTLFTFNHEPFGYIPVESMACGTPVLSYNRQGPSETVVNGVTGWLVDTREEIIRLAVKLWRSGYSSTMRMNARRRALLFDIKNIAEEWSQMVEAGRC; this is encoded by the coding sequence ATGGCGATTAAATGGAACAGTAAGTGTGAAAAATTGAATTTGCATATAATCTGTGATCCCATGTTGGACGTATATGGTCCTATAGCTCCTGCGCTTCTTGTAGCAAAAGTCATGGTTGAAAAGAAGCATGATGTTTCCATAGTTTCCACAAAAATTTCTGACGATGTTCAAATTTTCCTCAAGGCACAATCTTTAAGGTATATAGACCTTAATGCTCACACGATTAGTAGAGGTGGACCTCCTTTTTCATGGCTTGAAACTTGGGCTCGCGAAGCTTTTTTTGACCTCAATTCCAGAAGGTTTCCTCCTCAAGATGGCGTGGTGATCAATTTTTCTCATACGATAGCAGTACCTTCCACAATATGGTATGCCCAAGGTCCTACTACAGATGCACTCAAAGATATGCAGTACGAATTTCCGCTACGTTACAGATTTCCGTATGAAATCTTGAAATCCATACTTACTTTCGCTGACAACAGATTGATAAGGCTTATAGCTTCGAAATCAAAATTCATAATCGCCAACTCGAAGTTTTGTGCATCAATGTACGAGGAGAGAAACCTTGAAGTTCATAAAGTTATATACCCCCCTCTTGATTGCATCGCATTCAAGCCTACATCAACACGCTCTGGTGATTACATCTTAACTTACTTTGGTAAAGAGACTGATTTTTGCGTTTTAAAGGAGATAGGAGATGCAGGTGTGAGGATTAGGGCTTTCGGATCGAAAATTCTTCTTAAGCCAAAGAAGATTTTTGGGCATAGAAACATCGAGTTTCTTGGCGAAGTATCTGATAAGGAGCTTGTAAATCTATACTCAAATGCCCTCTTTACATTGTTTACTTTTAACCATGAACCCTTCGGATACATACCAGTGGAAAGCATGGCGTGCGGTACTCCTGTATTATCTTACAACCGCCAAGGACCATCTGAAACAGTCGTTAACGGTGTGACTGGCTGGCTTGTCGATACTCGTGAAGAAATTATACGTTTGGCTGTAAAGTTATGGAGAAGTGGTTACTCATCAACTATGAGAATGAACGCTAGAAGAAGAGCTTTGCTTTTTGACATAAAAAACATAGCGGAAGAATGGAGCCAAATGGTAGAAGCCGGCAGGTGTTAA